A window of Nocardiopsis sp. Huas11 genomic DNA:
AGCCGGGTATCGCGCGGATGCGCGGCGACGTCGCCCTCCAGCTCGACCGTGCCCGGTGCACGCGTCGGGTCGCGGCGGCCCGCCAGGGCACTGACCAGGGGCACCAGCAGGGTCAGGATCGCCACCAGAGCGGCGCCCGGGTTTCCTGGCAGGCCCACGAACGCGGTGCCGTCCCGGTGCGCCAGGACCTGCGGGTGGCCCGGCCGACAGGCGACCCCGTCCACCACGGTGGCCGCGCCGACCTCCTCCAGCACGGCGCGCAGATGGTCGGCGGGCCCCTTGGAGGAGGAACCGCACACCACGACCACGTCCGTCCCACCGGCCGTGACCGCCTCCACCAGGGCCGCGCGGTCGTCGCCCAGGTGACGGACTTCGCACAGCTCGGCGCCGGCCCAGCCGAGGAACCCGGGCACCAGCGGGCCGATCGCGTCGCGCACGCTGCCCTCGCCCGGCAGGCCCGACGTGGCCAGTTCGTCTCCGGTCACCAGCACCGACACCCGGGGCAGGAGCACGGGAAGCGTGTCGTGGCCCAGGCCGGCGGCCAGGCCCAGCACGGTGGGGGTCACCCGGGCGCCGCGCGCGAGGACGGTCTCCCCGGGCTCGGTCTCCTCGCCCGCCCAGCGCACGTGCCGGCCGCGCTCGATCCCGCCCGAGACGACCTCGCCGTCCACGTCGGAGCGCTCGTAGGGCAGGACGCTCTCCGTGCCCTTCGGCACACGGGCGCCGGTGGCGATCTCCACGGCCTCCCCCGGTCTCAAAGCCTCACGGGCGCTCGGCGCTCCGGCGAGCTGCGTGCCCACCAGGCGCCAGGGACCGGGGCCGGCGACCGCGTAGCCGTCCATGGCGGAGGCGTCGAAGGGGGGCAGGCCGACCAGGGCGGTGACGTCGGCACCGAGCACACCGCCCAGGGCCCGGCCCAGCGGCAGGTCCCGGGGCGTCGGGGCGAGCTCCGCGCCGAGCCGCTCGGCGGCCTCCCGTGCCCGCGGCCACTCCCTGTGCGCGCCGGGCTGGTCCCCGGCCCGGGAGGTGTGGTCGCTACAGCTCATGCGGTCTCCCCGTCGTGCGCGTGTTCCCATTGTCCACCAGGGCGGCCGCCCGCGGTGGAGGCGGACGCCCGGGACTCTCCGGCAAGCCCGCGCACCGCGCTCTTCCAGCGCCGATTTGCCGTCTGCGGACTTTCCGCTAGAGTTCTTATCAGCAGCACGGCGGGGGCCACGGAAACGGGGCCCGGCCAAGCAGCAAGCGGACGTGGCTCAGCTGGTAGAGCATCACCTTGCCAAGGTGAGGGTCGCGGGTTCGAATCCCGTCGTCCGCTCGGAGAAGGCGGGAGTGAGCAGTCACTCCACGTGCACTCGGTGGAGTGGCCGAGAGGCGAGGCAGCGGCCTGCAAAGCCGTCTACACGGGTTCAAATCCCGTCTCCACCTCCCACGCTTCACGCGGGCGATTAGCTCAGTTGGTTAGAGCGCTACCTCGACACGGTAGAGGTCACAGGTTCGAGTCCTGTATCGCCCACCAGCATCACCGCAGGCCAGAGCTTCGGCTCTGGCCTTTCGCGTGTCCGGGCCCCCGGACCGGGAGACGACTGGTAGATCGACATCGAAGCGGGTTCCTCCGGGAGCCCGCTTTCGCTGTTTCCGCGGTAGTACTCTTCCAGCTCCGGCCCCATCGTGAAGAGCCGTTCCCGCTCCCGAACCGTGAGAGCCGCCACGCTCCCCCCGGGTTTCGAGCACGCTGAGTACACGCCGCCGCATCTCGGGCGAAGTTCCCACGGCGCAGGTGTGGCGGCGGATGTCGGTCTCCTGGCCCCGACCCCAACCCAGGGCGGCCTCCTTGGTCTCGAGACCGGACTCCAAGGCCCACGTGCCGTCCGGCTGCTTGTACCTGACGCGCCGGCGCCGTCCACGGCACCTGGTCCAACGAGAACGGCGTTATGGTGGGCAGAGCCCTTCTTCCACCCCTTTCTCCACA
This region includes:
- a CDS encoding molybdopterin molybdotransferase MoeA, giving the protein MSCSDHTSRAGDQPGAHREWPRAREAAERLGAELAPTPRDLPLGRALGGVLGADVTALVGLPPFDASAMDGYAVAGPGPWRLVGTQLAGAPSAREALRPGEAVEIATGARVPKGTESVLPYERSDVDGEVVSGGIERGRHVRWAGEETEPGETVLARGARVTPTVLGLAAGLGHDTLPVLLPRVSVLVTGDELATSGLPGEGSVRDAIGPLVPGFLGWAGAELCEVRHLGDDRAALVEAVTAGGTDVVVVCGSSSKGPADHLRAVLEEVGAATVVDGVACRPGHPQVLAHRDGTAFVGLPGNPGAALVAILTLLVPLVSALAGRRDPTRAPGTVELEGDVAAHPRDTRLLPVRLVGARARPVGHDRPGSLRGAALADAYAVVPPRWDGAPVELLLLP